In the genome of Candidatus Zixiibacteriota bacterium, the window CACCGGCACGGTCGCCTGACCAACAAACCGGAGCCAGAACATCCAAACGAACAGGCCGCCGATCCCGACCGTCGCGGCGAGGTCGATCCAGGAAAATGTCGCCCCGTCCGGAAGCAGCGTCGGGTACACCAGCCAGTACATATGAATCCAGTGCATCACCAACAGCCAGACAGCCACTATGCCCAGAGTGACGGCGTTCCTCTTGGTCGCGCGGAACAACAGCGCCACAAACGGAATGGCGAAATGCCCGAACAACACGATCAGGCTGACTGTCTTCCAGGAGCCGACCCACCGATCCAGATACCAGACGGTCTCCTCCGGTATGTTGCCGTACCAGATCAGGAAATACTGCGAGAAACTCACGTAGGTCCAGAATATTGTAAACGCTAACATCAGCTTGCCCAGATCATGCCGGTGTTCCTCGGTGACCACGTCGACCAGAATGCCGTTCCGTCGAAGGAGAACCACCATGAGCGCCATGAGCGATATTGCCCCCAGGAGACCGCTGGCGAAGAAGATGACGCCGAAGATCGTGGAGTACCAATGCGGGTCCAAAGACATCAGCCAGTCGAACCCGGCATAGGTCGCGCTGAACGCGTACAGCACCATCCCCAGGCCGCTCACTCTCCGCATCCGGTCCGCGGTCACTGCCTGGTAACCAGTATCTTCCTTGAGGGACAAGCGGTAGAGCATTCGGGAGAGAATAATCCATACCACCAGATAGAGTATGGAACGGACGACAAAGAATGGCACGTTTAGAAACCCGGCTTTCTTCTGCAACGCGGCATCGGCGGCCACCGCGTCGTGGTGACTCCAGTGATACAGATCGTGCATACCCAGAAGAAGCGGCAGAAACAGAAGCGCCATCAGTGGCAGTGTTTGCGTGAGACTCTCCGCCAGGCGGCGGATCACCACGCTCCACCGGGCGCCGGTCAGATGATGCAGCATGACAAAGAAAAGCGCGCCCAGAGCGAGTGACAGCCAGTATGCATAGGCAGTCAGCCAGGCATGAAAAAACCGGGGCTGGTCGGCGAAGTAACCCACTACACACAACCCAAGCCCCAGTATACCGGCATAGAGCGCCCCGCGGCCGAAACCGCCGGCGTCCCCTATGCGATATGTGTCCTTGTACCATTTCATAGAATCGCGCTCTACTTCACCGTGTTCCGAAGTTCGGCCGGAATATCCTCGAGCCGGGCATTCTGGCTCCGCTGCAGTGCCCGCAGGTATGCCACAATCGCCCAGCGATCCGACACCGGGATCTGGTATCGGTACGCCGGCATGTTACGGATGCCGTTAGAGATGACGTCGAAATAGTGCCCGTCTGCCATTTTGACGATCCGCTCTTCGTGGAAACTGGGGGGCGGAGGCAGGCCCCGTTCGACGGTCATGCCGCGACCGTCACCAATGCGGCTGTGACACGGCGCACAGAAGATATTGAATCGTTCCTGTCCCCGGCTAAGCAACTGCGCCGTGATCGGCACCGGCAGCTTTTCGACCGGGGTGGTGTCTATCTTACCGGTGTAATAGACCTGGTCCTCGTGGAGCCACCCGCGCGGGATCGTCCCGGCCGGTGGTGTACGCATGGTGGCGCCATCGGGAAAGTACTCGCTCCTGGCCTGCGAATTGTACCGCTCCTGGTCATCCATGTTCGGATTGATATGAATGGGGGGCTTTCCCGAGGGCTCACCGCGGAAACAGCCCGTCAGAAAGATCGCGGCTGCAGCCAGGATTGTGAAGATCAGAAGCTTCATGCTCCTTTCAGGACCTCCACATGCGAACCGCCGATCGCTTCCAGAAACGCCTTTGTTTTTTCCGCATTGAACTTTTTGTCGTCCGCTTCGATGCTGACAAAGAATCCATCATCCGTTACTTTGGTGAACCGTTCGGAGTAAAAAACTCCGTGAAACCACTGCGGGAGCCGATTCAACATCAGCATCGCCAGAACCGAGCCGAGCGCGGCAAACAACACCGTTAAACCGAATGTCACCGGTACGAACGCCTGGTAGCTGTTGAACGGCTTGCCGGCGATCACCAGCGGATAATCCACCGAGCTTGTCCACCACTGCAGGAGATAGCCGCCGGTACCGCCGATCGCACCGCAGATACCGGCGATGTATCCGACCGGCGAACGTTTGACACCCATGGCGGTATCCATGCCGTGAATCGGGAACGGCGAATGGCAGTCGAATCGCCTATAGCCAGCCTCGTGCACTTTGCGAGCCGCTGCCAGCAGTTCGTTTGGGCCGTCGAACTCCGCCAGGACGCCATATACCTTCTCGCCCGACGTACTCATCGATGTGCTCCAGTGGTTTCCTGTGGGTGGGCGTGAAGATCGTGGTGGACTTCCGCCTGAGGCAGCACCGTCTTCACTTCAGACATGGCAATGATCGGCACAAACCTCACAAACAAGAGAAACAACGTGAAGAACAGTCCGAATGACCCGATCAGGGTCAGGTAGTCCCATAACGTGGGCGTGTACATCCCCCAACTGGCCGGCAGGAAATCGCGCGTGAGCGTTATCACAATGACGAACCGTTCAAACCACATGCCGACGTTGATCAACAGAGAAGCCACGAACATGACCGCGATATGAGTCCGCCATTTCTTGAACCAGAATATCTGCGGCACCACCACGTTGCAGAACACCATTATCCAGTAGGACCACCAGTACGGTCCGAAGGCGCGGTTGATGAACGCAAACTTCTCGTAGAGATTACCGGAATACCACGCAATGAAGAACTCACACGAATAGGCATACCCCACCATCATGCCGGTCACCAGCATGATCTTGTTCATCTTTTCCAGGTGGTTGACCGTGATGATATCTTCAAGACCGAATGCCTTTCGTACGATAATCCCCAGCGTCAGCACCATAGCGAAACCGGAGAAAATCGCACCGGCCACAAAATACGGCGGGAA includes:
- a CDS encoding DUF3341 domain-containing protein; the protein is MSTSGEKVYGVLAEFDGPNELLAAARKVHEAGYRRFDCHSPFPIHGMDTAMGVKRSPVGYIAGICGAIGGTGGYLLQWWTSSVDYPLVIAGKPFNSYQAFVPVTFGLTVLFAALGSVLAMLMLNRLPQWFHGVFYSERFTKVTDDGFFVSIEADDKKFNAEKTKAFLEAIGGSHVEVLKGA
- a CDS encoding c-type cytochrome, with product MKLLIFTILAAAAIFLTGCFRGEPSGKPPIHINPNMDDQERYNSQARSEYFPDGATMRTPPAGTIPRGWLHEDQVYYTGKIDTTPVEKLPVPITAQLLSRGQERFNIFCAPCHSRIGDGRGMTVERGLPPPPSFHEERIVKMADGHYFDVISNGIRNMPAYRYQIPVSDRWAIVAYLRALQRSQNARLEDIPAELRNTVK